The following are encoded in a window of Methylocystis rosea genomic DNA:
- the pufC gene encoding photosynthetic reaction center cytochrome PufC, whose protein sequence is MRLAFSLLGIVVATLLTVAMLFTPGWVRPPIISTQTGYRGTGQEQLISAQNKRILEAANALPAPIDKATPSGERATSAYKNVKVLTDLSTDEFNRLMVAITQWVSPDQGCSYCHTDDLADDGIYTKIVARRMIEMTRDLNKEWTSHVGDVGVTCYTCHRGQPVPKNVWYENPGARHAGGMAAHNYGFGHPSTSNGTTALPVDPFTPHLLGDDNIRVVGKTALPTTRGASIQQTEQSYALMMHMSQALGVNCTFCHNSRAFLDWSQSAPQRTAAWNGLQMMRELNAVYLETLKPLYPANRLGPLGDSPKANCGTCHQGVSKPLYGQSMLQDFPELGGKAAR, encoded by the coding sequence CGCCGATCATCAGCACACAAACCGGCTACCGCGGCACGGGCCAGGAGCAGCTCATCAGCGCCCAGAACAAGCGCATTCTGGAAGCGGCCAACGCCTTGCCGGCGCCGATCGATAAGGCGACGCCCTCGGGCGAGCGCGCGACCAGCGCTTACAAGAACGTGAAAGTGCTGACCGACCTCAGCACGGATGAGTTCAACCGCCTGATGGTCGCCATCACGCAATGGGTGTCGCCCGACCAGGGCTGCAGCTATTGCCACACCGACGATCTCGCCGACGACGGGATTTACACCAAGATCGTCGCCCGGCGCATGATTGAAATGACGCGTGACCTCAACAAGGAATGGACGTCGCATGTCGGCGATGTCGGCGTGACCTGCTACACCTGTCATCGCGGCCAGCCTGTGCCCAAAAACGTCTGGTACGAAAATCCGGGCGCGCGGCACGCCGGCGGCATGGCGGCGCATAACTATGGCTTCGGCCATCCATCGACGTCGAATGGAACGACGGCGCTTCCCGTCGATCCGTTCACGCCGCATCTGCTCGGCGACGATAATATTCGCGTTGTGGGCAAAACCGCCCTGCCGACCACACGGGGCGCCTCCATCCAACAAACGGAGCAGAGCTACGCGCTGATGATGCACATGTCACAAGCGCTCGGCGTTAATTGCACCTTCTGTCACAATAGCCGCGCATTCCTGGACTGGTCCCAGAGCGCGCCGCAGCGCACGGCCGCTTGGAACGGCTTGCAGATGATGCGGGAACTGAACGCCGTCTATCTTGAAACGCTGAAACCTCTGTATCCCGCCAATCGGTTAGGCCCGCTCGGCGACAGCCCGAAGGCCAATTGCGGGACCTGTCATCAGGGCGTGAGCAAGCCGCTTTACGGTCAGAGCATGTTGCAGGACTTCCCCGAGCTCGGCGGCAAGGCCGCGCGCTGA
- the bchJ gene encoding bacteriochlorophyll 4-vinyl reductase, whose translation MSIARAEGETARLGLIGPNAITQMAAALSDACGAPLRRDIFEDAGLARYLCAPPTQMISEDDVARLHRAAIGRLGETKAAEISREAGRRTGDYLLANRIPAVAQRALKFMPRPLAARILVAAIARHAWTFSGSGEFSYEFAPHLRLRIARSPICKGLCTEAPACAYFAATFERVFGEMLGPSLSVTETECAATGAAACVFEARW comes from the coding sequence ATGAGCATCGCGCGCGCTGAAGGCGAGACGGCGCGCCTCGGTCTGATCGGACCGAACGCCATCACGCAAATGGCGGCGGCGCTGTCCGACGCATGCGGCGCGCCGCTGCGCCGCGACATTTTCGAAGACGCGGGGCTTGCGCGCTATCTCTGCGCGCCGCCGACGCAAATGATTTCCGAAGACGACGTCGCGCGGCTGCATCGGGCGGCGATTGGCCGTCTCGGCGAAACGAAAGCCGCCGAGATCTCGCGCGAGGCGGGACGGCGCACCGGAGACTATCTTCTCGCCAACCGCATTCCCGCAGTCGCCCAACGCGCGCTGAAATTCATGCCGCGTCCGCTTGCGGCGCGGATTCTCGTCGCGGCGATCGCGCGCCATGCCTGGACGTTTTCAGGCAGCGGCGAATTCTCCTATGAATTCGCGCCGCATCTGCGTTTGCGCATCGCCCGTTCGCCGATCTGCAAGGGGCTTTGCACAGAGGCGCCGGCCTGCGCCTATTTCGCCGCGACCTTCGAGCGGGTGTTTGGCGAAATGCTCGGGCCTTCACTGAGCGTCACGGAAACAGAATGCGCGGCGACGGGCGCCGCAGCCTGCGTCTTCGAGGCGCGCTGGTAA
- the bchE gene encoding magnesium-protoporphyrin IX monomethyl ester anaerobic oxidative cyclase: MRILFIHPNYHSGGAEIAGNWPPAWVAYLSGALKKAGYADIKFIDAMTFDIGDEDLRRGIADYAPDVVGVTSITPSIYKAERVLQIAKEAAPGAIAVLGGVHATFMYGQVLAEAPWIDAIVRGEGEEIIVDLVRTIDEGGWPARRDAIKGIAYAQDGKAVATAAAPTVKDIDSIVADWSLLNWDKYSYIPLGVKVAIPNMARGCPFTCSFCSQWKFWRDYRIRDPKKVVDEIETLMRDHGVGFFILADEEPTINKKKFVAFCQELIDRKLDILWGINTRVTDILRDEALLPFYRKAGLIHVSLGTEAAAQLKLDLFNKETTVAQNKKAIELLRSAGIVVEAQFIVGLENETAETLEETYQMARDWKPDLANWSMYTPWPFSDLFKELGDKVEIFDYEKYNFVTPIIKPQAMDRGELLDRVMNNYRRFYMKKALFSYPWAGSGQRRRYLLGCLKAFLKAGFERKFYDLGKVDYWGPQSRSKVKFNFDATRRRAADEDVEWQVTHKRPASTMHEAAQAMACGGGKEQLVEQADDAPFEPAIMRESATPHEHRAR, from the coding sequence ATGCGCATCCTTTTCATTCATCCGAATTATCATTCCGGCGGCGCGGAGATCGCCGGCAATTGGCCGCCGGCCTGGGTGGCCTATCTTTCCGGCGCGCTCAAGAAGGCCGGCTACGCCGACATCAAATTCATCGACGCGATGACCTTCGACATCGGTGACGAGGATTTGCGCAGAGGGATCGCCGACTACGCGCCCGATGTCGTCGGCGTCACCTCGATCACGCCCTCCATCTATAAAGCGGAGCGCGTGCTGCAGATCGCCAAAGAGGCCGCGCCCGGAGCCATCGCCGTGCTCGGCGGCGTCCATGCGACCTTCATGTACGGTCAGGTGCTCGCCGAGGCGCCGTGGATCGACGCGATCGTGCGCGGCGAAGGCGAGGAAATCATTGTCGATCTTGTGCGGACGATCGACGAAGGCGGCTGGCCCGCGCGACGCGACGCCATCAAGGGCATCGCATATGCACAGGACGGCAAGGCGGTCGCGACAGCCGCGGCGCCGACGGTGAAGGATATCGATTCCATCGTCGCCGACTGGAGCCTGCTGAATTGGGACAAATACAGCTACATCCCGCTCGGCGTGAAGGTCGCCATTCCCAATATGGCGCGCGGCTGTCCCTTTACCTGCAGCTTCTGCAGCCAGTGGAAGTTCTGGCGGGATTACCGCATTCGCGATCCGAAGAAAGTCGTCGACGAGATCGAGACGCTGATGCGCGACCACGGCGTCGGCTTCTTCATCCTCGCCGACGAGGAGCCGACGATCAACAAGAAGAAATTCGTCGCCTTCTGTCAGGAGCTGATCGACCGCAAGCTCGATATTCTCTGGGGCATCAATACCCGCGTCACCGACATTTTGCGCGATGAAGCGCTGCTGCCGTTCTACCGCAAAGCGGGATTGATCCATGTTTCGCTCGGCACCGAGGCGGCGGCGCAACTAAAGCTCGATCTCTTCAACAAGGAGACGACCGTCGCGCAGAATAAAAAGGCGATCGAGCTGCTGCGCAGCGCCGGCATCGTCGTCGAGGCGCAATTCATCGTCGGCCTCGAAAACGAGACAGCGGAAACGTTAGAAGAAACCTATCAGATGGCGCGGGACTGGAAGCCGGACCTCGCCAACTGGTCGATGTATACGCCCTGGCCGTTCTCCGATCTCTTCAAGGAGCTTGGGGACAAGGTCGAAATCTTCGATTATGAAAAATACAATTTCGTCACGCCGATCATCAAACCGCAGGCGATGGACCGCGGCGAACTGCTCGATCGGGTGATGAACAATTATCGTCGCTTCTACATGAAGAAGGCGCTGTTCTCCTATCCATGGGCGGGCAGCGGACAGCGACGACGCTATCTCCTCGGCTGCCTCAAGGCCTTCCTCAAGGCTGGCTTTGAACGCAAATTCTATGATCTCGGCAAAGTCGACTATTGGGGACCGCAGTCGCGCTCCAAAGTGAAGTTCAACTTCGACGCGACGCGCCGGCGCGCCGCCGACGAGGATGTCGAGTGGCAGGTCACGCATAAGCGCCCCGCCAGCACGATGCATGAGGCGGCGCAGGCCATGGCCTGCGGCGGCGGCAAGGAACAGCTCGTCGAGCAGGCGGACGACGCGCCGTTCGAGCCGGCCATCATGCGCGAATCCGCGACGCCGCATGAGCATCGCGCGCGCTGA
- the bchO gene encoding alpha/beta fold hydrolase BchO translates to MIFPHLFAPVARLTLERDGADWPNLHASRMIEAGGVCWHVQLMGEGPPLLLLHGAGASAHSYRDLAPLLASRFRVIAPDLPGHGFSTSPGAHTQSLPGMAKALAALLRALGALPKIVVGHSAGAAVSARLELDKAIAPQLIVALNGAFAPFGGVASHVLPSLAKALFLNPFAPRYFAWSADRAAVARLLAGSGSTLDARGVDLYARLMRNPAHVEGALAMMAHWDLHALNRDLPRLATPLALIVAANDRTVRPQSARNIAARLPTSRVQEIRDLGHLAHEEAPELHARLIFDLWDAAQRRHCEEPATVTP, encoded by the coding sequence GTGATCTTCCCGCATCTCTTCGCGCCCGTCGCTCGGCTCACTCTCGAGCGGGACGGCGCAGACTGGCCGAACCTGCATGCCAGCCGCATGATCGAAGCTGGCGGCGTCTGCTGGCATGTTCAGCTCATGGGCGAGGGTCCGCCGCTGCTTCTCTTGCATGGGGCGGGCGCATCGGCGCACTCCTATCGCGACCTCGCGCCGCTGCTTGCGTCACGTTTTCGCGTCATCGCCCCCGATCTTCCCGGCCACGGCTTCTCGACATCGCCCGGCGCGCACACGCAATCGCTGCCCGGCATGGCGAAAGCGCTCGCGGCCCTGCTGCGCGCGCTCGGCGCCCTGCCGAAGATCGTCGTCGGCCACTCCGCCGGCGCCGCCGTGTCGGCGCGCCTCGAACTCGACAAGGCGATTGCGCCGCAACTCATCGTCGCGCTCAACGGCGCGTTCGCGCCCTTCGGCGGCGTCGCCAGCCACGTGCTGCCCTCGCTCGCCAAGGCGCTGTTCCTCAACCCTTTCGCGCCGCGCTATTTCGCCTGGTCGGCGGACCGCGCCGCTGTGGCGCGACTTCTCGCCGGCAGCGGCTCGACGCTCGACGCGCGCGGCGTGGATCTTTACGCCAGACTGATGCGCAATCCGGCGCATGTCGAAGGCGCGCTCGCCATGATGGCGCATTGGGATTTGCATGCGCTCAATCGCGACCTGCCGCGCCTCGCCACGCCGCTTGCGCTGATCGTCGCCGCCAATGACCGCACCGTGCGGCCGCAGAGCGCGCGCAACATCGCCGCACGCCTGCCGACGTCACGCGTCCAGGAGATTAGGGACCTCGGCCATTTGGCGCATGAGGAAGCCCCCGAGCTGCACGCAAGATTGATTTTTGACCTCTGGGACGCCGCGCAGCGCCGTCACTGCGAAGAACCGGCCACCGTCACGCCGTGA
- a CDS encoding magnesium chelatase subunit D: MSGDGEAAAWARASHAAALFAVDPLGSGVSLRAPPGPARDAWVALLRDYLPSDAPMRRAPLAISDDRLLGGLDLAATLRAGRPVAETGLLAQADGGVVVLAMAERLGGATAARIAAALDCGEIELARDGLSARQQSRIGVVALDEGHDDDERPPAALLDRLAFHLDLAEVSHRAVKERPASAAQVAAARARLPLVVAPEKAIDALVVAAARLGIDSLRAPLLALRVARASCALRCADVVDDEDLAVAACLALAPRATCAPPIEESEVPPEEAGDEPGSAKNDADPKNDNAQPREAPAPDDLIVAAARAAIPADVLARLATDARTRAPSARGGKSGAAVVSARRGRPLGARRGALREGRLCLIATLRAAAPWQLLRRAHAADEAGLAVRVRADDFRVTRFRERRETTAIFVVDASGSSAMQRLGEVKGAIELLLADCYVRRDSVALVAFRGKSAEILLPPTRSLARAKRLLAALPGGGGTPLAHGLDAAGALAESVRRKGQTPLLILLTDGRGNIDRKGAPDRAKALDDALDAARRLRAPGLAALAIDSSPAAAARADAPTRKIAEAMNGRYLKMPFADAAALSQAVRAAVPAP; this comes from the coding sequence ATGAGCGGCGACGGCGAGGCCGCCGCCTGGGCGCGCGCGAGCCACGCTGCCGCGCTGTTTGCGGTTGACCCTTTGGGTTCGGGCGTCTCGCTGAGAGCCCCGCCGGGGCCCGCGCGCGACGCCTGGGTCGCCCTGCTGCGCGACTATCTCCCGAGCGACGCGCCGATGCGCCGCGCCCCGCTCGCCATCTCCGACGACCGCCTGCTGGGCGGACTGGATCTCGCCGCCACGTTGCGCGCGGGGCGGCCCGTCGCCGAAACCGGCCTGCTCGCGCAAGCGGACGGCGGAGTCGTCGTGCTCGCCATGGCGGAGCGCCTTGGCGGCGCGACGGCGGCGCGTATCGCGGCGGCGCTCGACTGTGGCGAGATCGAACTCGCGCGCGACGGACTTTCGGCCCGCCAGCAATCGCGCATCGGGGTCGTCGCCCTCGATGAAGGGCATGATGATGACGAGCGGCCGCCGGCGGCGCTGCTCGACCGCCTGGCTTTCCATCTCGACCTCGCCGAGGTGAGCCATCGCGCCGTCAAAGAGCGTCCCGCAAGCGCCGCGCAGGTGGCGGCGGCGCGCGCGCGACTCCCGTTGGTCGTCGCGCCTGAAAAGGCGATCGACGCGCTCGTCGTCGCCGCCGCGCGGCTCGGCATCGACTCCTTGCGTGCGCCGCTGCTGGCGCTGCGCGTCGCCCGCGCGTCTTGCGCTCTCCGCTGCGCCGATGTGGTCGACGACGAAGACCTCGCGGTCGCCGCCTGCCTGGCGCTGGCGCCGCGCGCGACATGCGCGCCGCCGATCGAAGAGAGCGAAGTCCCTCCCGAGGAGGCGGGTGACGAGCCCGGCTCAGCGAAAAATGACGCCGACCCCAAGAATGACAATGCGCAGCCGCGCGAGGCGCCGGCGCCCGACGATCTCATCGTCGCCGCCGCGCGCGCCGCCATTCCGGCTGATGTCTTGGCGCGGCTCGCAACCGACGCAAGAACGCGCGCGCCTTCCGCGCGCGGCGGAAAGTCTGGCGCCGCTGTCGTCTCCGCCCGGCGCGGCCGGCCGCTGGGCGCAAGGCGCGGCGCGCTGCGCGAGGGACGCCTCTGCCTCATCGCAACATTGCGCGCCGCTGCGCCCTGGCAGCTCCTGCGACGCGCGCATGCGGCTGACGAGGCGGGGCTCGCCGTGCGCGTGCGCGCCGACGATTTTCGCGTCACGCGTTTCCGCGAGCGTCGCGAAACCACCGCCATCTTCGTCGTGGACGCCTCGGGCTCCTCGGCCATGCAGCGCCTCGGCGAGGTGAAGGGCGCGATCGAACTGCTGCTCGCCGATTGCTATGTGCGGCGCGATAGCGTCGCCCTCGTCGCCTTCCGCGGCAAGAGCGCGGAAATCCTGCTGCCGCCGACACGTTCGCTGGCGCGCGCCAAGCGGCTGCTCGCGGCGCTGCCGGGCGGCGGCGGCACGCCGCTGGCGCACGGGCTCGACGCCGCCGGCGCACTGGCGGAAAGCGTTAGGCGCAAGGGCCAGACGCCGCTTCTGATTTTGCTGACCGACGGGCGCGGCAATATCGACCGCAAGGGCGCGCCCGATCGCGCCAAAGCGCTCGACGACGCGCTCGATGCGGCGCGGCGTTTACGCGCGCCGGGTCTCGCGGCGCTCGCGATCGACTCCTCGCCTGCAGCCGCGGCGCGCGCAGACGCCCCGACGCGCAAAATCGCCGAGGCGATGAACGGCCGCTATCTCAAAATGCCATTCGCCGACGCGGCGGCTCTATCTCAGGCGGTGCGCGCCGCCGTGCCGGCGCCGTGA
- the bchI gene encoding magnesium chelatase ATPase subunit I gives MQAEGALAAQNFSPPDSLAPFPFTAIVGQDDMKLAFVIAAIDPSVGGVLVFGDRGTGKSTAVRALARLLPPMRSVVGCAYNCDPAATAALCDGCKKRAAQGGLKTTLRAAPVIDLPLGATEDRVVGALDLERALTQGEKSFEPGLLAKANRGFLYIDEANLLEDHLVDLLLDVAASGENVVEREGLSVRHPARFVLIGSGNPEEGELRPQLLDRFGLAVDVKTPTDIPTRIEVVRRRDAFERDPARFAKAWSVEEHKLRRRIATGRERLGAVQAPDEALEKAAMLCVALGADGLRGELTLLRAARALASFEGVERVGDAQLRRVAPFALGHRLRRNPLDDIGSATRVARGIEEIFGA, from the coding sequence ATGCAAGCTGAAGGCGCGCTCGCGGCGCAGAATTTCTCGCCGCCCGACTCGCTCGCGCCATTTCCCTTCACCGCGATCGTCGGCCAGGACGACATGAAGCTCGCCTTCGTGATCGCCGCGATCGATCCGTCCGTCGGCGGCGTGCTCGTCTTTGGCGATCGCGGGACGGGAAAGTCGACGGCGGTGCGCGCGCTGGCGCGCCTGCTGCCGCCCATGCGTTCGGTCGTCGGCTGCGCCTATAATTGCGATCCCGCAGCGACCGCTGCGCTTTGCGACGGCTGTAAAAAACGCGCCGCGCAGGGCGGGCTCAAAACGACGCTGCGCGCCGCTCCGGTCATCGATCTGCCTCTCGGCGCCACGGAGGATCGCGTCGTCGGCGCGCTCGATCTCGAACGGGCGCTGACGCAGGGCGAGAAGTCTTTCGAGCCCGGCCTGCTCGCCAAGGCCAACCGTGGCTTTCTCTATATCGACGAAGCCAATCTTCTCGAGGATCATCTCGTCGATCTCTTGCTCGACGTCGCCGCGTCCGGCGAAAATGTCGTCGAACGCGAGGGATTGAGCGTGCGCCACCCGGCGCGCTTCGTGCTGATCGGCAGCGGCAACCCCGAAGAGGGCGAGCTGCGTCCGCAGCTCCTCGACCGCTTCGGCCTCGCCGTCGACGTGAAGACGCCGACTGACATCCCGACTCGGATAGAGGTCGTGCGCCGCCGCGACGCATTCGAGCGCGATCCGGCGCGCTTCGCCAAGGCCTGGTCGGTCGAAGAGCACAAGCTGCGACGCAGGATTGCGACGGGACGCGAACGCCTCGGCGCCGTCCAGGCGCCGGACGAAGCGCTGGAGAAGGCGGCCATGCTATGCGTCGCGCTTGGAGCCGATGGTCTGCGCGGAGAACTGACGCTGTTGCGCGCCGCCCGCGCGCTCGCGAGTTTTGAGGGCGTGGAGCGCGTCGGCGACGCGCAGCTGCGGCGCGTCGCGCCATTCGCGCTCGGCCACCGGCTGCGGCGCAATCCGCTCGACGATATCGGCTCCGCGACGCGCGTCGCGCGCGGCATCGAGGAGATTTTCGGCGCATGA
- the ppsR gene encoding transcriptional regulator PpsR, protein MPDRSNTRPELTLTLDKDGVIQNVVRAKSLAKEPLEQWLGRRWGEMMEPAIDDGALQKIEDVRLHGDSSCFQVRQRFPSGRELAMEYTTFSLGKKAGFVAIGRSLEAISELQSRLQLAQEARERDYWKMREIETRYRMLFDATSEAVALVSVSDLRVVEANLCATKNLDLAPGAPFLARLDDRDRRVLDEMLAKTREEGRAPGVVLRATPFGQLWSLRASLMNAESGALYLCQLAPMRDPGAADRADGFSMRSFVDRMPDGFVVVDRDGAVQAANDAFLDLVQIGSEAAAIGCKLTRWLSSPGADANLVIALVQKHGDVRRFQTTIDGELGQSISVEISAIGDDASQPNYFGLLIRDLGHRRATAEAPPRAVADASVAVDDFDNRTLEQIVKMTTETIERKAIARALERFRGNRTVAARHLGLSRQSLHAKLKKYQRE, encoded by the coding sequence ATGCCCGATAGGTCCAACACGCGCCCCGAACTAACGCTGACGCTCGACAAAGACGGCGTCATCCAGAATGTCGTGCGAGCGAAATCACTGGCGAAAGAGCCGCTCGAACAGTGGCTCGGCCGGCGCTGGGGCGAGATGATGGAGCCGGCGATCGACGACGGCGCGCTGCAGAAGATCGAGGATGTGCGCTTGCACGGCGACTCCTCTTGTTTTCAGGTGCGTCAGCGGTTTCCGAGCGGCCGCGAACTGGCGATGGAATATACGACCTTCAGTCTTGGCAAGAAGGCGGGTTTTGTCGCGATCGGACGCAGTCTCGAAGCGATCAGCGAATTGCAATCGCGTCTTCAGCTCGCCCAGGAAGCGCGCGAGCGCGACTATTGGAAAATGCGCGAAATCGAGACGCGCTATCGCATGCTGTTTGATGCGACGAGCGAGGCTGTGGCTCTGGTCAGCGTCTCCGATCTGCGCGTCGTCGAAGCCAATCTTTGCGCAACCAAGAATCTTGACCTCGCCCCCGGCGCGCCGTTCCTAGCGCGACTCGACGATCGCGACCGGCGCGTCCTCGACGAAATGTTGGCGAAGACCCGCGAAGAAGGCCGCGCGCCTGGCGTCGTGCTGCGCGCGACGCCATTCGGCCAACTATGGAGCCTGCGCGCGTCCTTGATGAATGCGGAGTCGGGCGCGCTTTATCTTTGCCAGCTGGCGCCGATGCGTGATCCGGGCGCAGCTGACAGGGCCGATGGCTTCTCGATGAGAAGTTTTGTCGATCGGATGCCTGACGGCTTTGTCGTCGTCGACCGCGACGGCGCCGTACAGGCCGCAAATGACGCTTTCCTCGATCTCGTGCAGATCGGCTCGGAGGCGGCGGCGATCGGCTGCAAATTGACACGATGGCTCTCAAGCCCCGGCGCCGACGCCAATCTGGTGATTGCGCTCGTTCAAAAACACGGCGATGTGCGGCGCTTTCAGACCACGATTGACGGAGAGCTTGGCCAATCGATCAGCGTCGAGATTTCCGCTATCGGCGACGACGCCTCCCAGCCGAACTACTTCGGGCTGCTCATCCGCGACTTGGGTCATCGGCGTGCGACCGCGGAGGCTCCGCCACGAGCAGTCGCCGACGCATCGGTTGCGGTCGACGATTTTGACAATCGAACGCTCGAGCAGATCGTAAAGATGACCACGGAAACGATCGAGCGCAAAGCCATTGCGCGTGCGCTTGAACGGTTTCGCGGCAATCGCACGGTCGCCGCCCGCCATTTGGGTTTGAGTCGGCAGAGCCTGCATGCGAAACTAAAAAAATACCAGCGAGAATAA
- a CDS encoding GAF domain-containing protein: MTLDPAASPAFGQANLSNCEREQIHFAGSIQPHGALLAVRESDGVIVQESGNAASFLGYPQSLRGAHLRKLGGDLWSRSRLYLDRPVDAIPVAIRCAAGARAEPLNALLHRAPHGGLIVELENAGPPVDYTLAIQRGVDTILSSSTLRALCDACAGIFRDLTGYDRVMIYRFDDEGHGEVFSETKRPELEAFLGNRYPASDIPQIARRLYERNRVRLLADVGYTPSVLEPQFSPLTGEELDMSMCFLRSVSPIHLQYLKNMDVAATLVVSLMVGGELWGLISCHHYAPRLIHFEMRAVCELLAEVMGTRIAALESFAQGQAELSVRRLEQRMIESVTREGDWRGALFDRARSLLLPLNASGAALLFEGKTQTVGDVPGSEEIRALGQWLQKRLNDGVFATSALSSQEPAFASLTGVASGVIATRVSNEPDELLIWFRKERVRTVTWGGNPFKAPSDGDDPNELSPRRSFAQWHQVVEGTSDPWTAADRAAARLIGESVTDVVAQFRSLRILVAQDQLEHVLRQVHSSNQQIVVAAADGAVLEANSALNLLLGLQRPLRHLDELSAHFADPDEVEKRLRALRDSRTPWRGEAMLVDRIGDTRPIAVRADPVLASRDRILGYVILFTDLAERRAAEAARRNFRDNLLLSQRRLMRRIDSSAALAVENVMSSIIDNAQLAALEIADGLDTAGIPDTLESVRASVARAAEVLEQISVGGASTADERSASKSYGGKK, translated from the coding sequence GTGACCCTCGATCCCGCCGCCTCGCCAGCCTTCGGTCAGGCGAATCTTTCGAACTGCGAACGCGAGCAGATTCATTTCGCCGGGTCGATTCAGCCGCACGGCGCGCTTCTGGCGGTTCGCGAGTCGGACGGCGTCATCGTGCAGGAGAGCGGCAACGCAGCTTCCTTTCTTGGCTATCCCCAATCCTTGCGCGGCGCGCATCTGCGCAAGCTTGGCGGCGACCTCTGGAGCCGCAGCCGCCTTTACCTTGACCGTCCGGTAGACGCCATCCCCGTGGCCATACGGTGCGCCGCTGGCGCCCGAGCAGAGCCTCTCAACGCGCTCTTGCATCGTGCGCCGCATGGCGGCCTCATCGTCGAACTGGAAAATGCCGGCCCGCCCGTCGACTATACGCTGGCGATTCAGCGGGGCGTCGACACGATCCTCTCATCTTCGACCCTGCGCGCCCTGTGCGACGCCTGCGCTGGGATTTTTCGCGACTTGACCGGCTATGATCGCGTCATGATCTATCGTTTCGACGACGAAGGTCATGGCGAGGTCTTCTCGGAGACGAAGCGCCCGGAGCTCGAAGCTTTTCTGGGCAACCGCTATCCCGCCTCGGACATTCCGCAGATCGCGCGTCGTCTCTATGAGCGCAACCGCGTGCGACTGCTCGCAGACGTCGGCTATACGCCGTCGGTTCTCGAACCGCAATTTTCGCCGCTCACAGGCGAAGAGCTCGACATGTCGATGTGCTTCCTGCGCAGCGTGTCGCCCATCCATCTGCAATATTTGAAAAACATGGATGTGGCGGCGACGCTCGTCGTATCGCTCATGGTCGGCGGAGAACTTTGGGGCCTGATCTCCTGTCATCATTACGCGCCGCGCCTTATTCATTTCGAGATGCGCGCGGTCTGCGAGTTGCTGGCTGAGGTCATGGGGACGCGCATCGCGGCGCTGGAGAGTTTTGCGCAAGGACAGGCCGAACTCTCGGTGCGGCGTCTGGAGCAGCGCATGATCGAAAGCGTGACGCGCGAGGGAGACTGGCGCGGCGCGCTGTTCGACAGAGCACGCTCTCTGTTGCTGCCGCTCAACGCCAGCGGCGCCGCGCTGCTGTTTGAAGGCAAGACGCAAACCGTCGGCGACGTTCCTGGGTCCGAAGAAATCCGCGCTCTCGGCCAGTGGCTGCAAAAGCGCCTCAACGACGGCGTCTTCGCAACGTCCGCACTCTCGTCGCAAGAGCCCGCCTTCGCGTCTTTAACGGGCGTCGCCAGCGGAGTGATCGCGACGCGCGTTTCCAACGAACCTGACGAGCTGCTGATCTGGTTTCGTAAGGAGCGTGTACGAACGGTGACGTGGGGCGGCAATCCATTCAAAGCGCCGTCCGACGGGGACGATCCAAACGAGCTCTCGCCGCGTCGTTCCTTCGCCCAATGGCATCAGGTCGTCGAGGGCACCTCCGATCCTTGGACCGCCGCGGATCGCGCGGCCGCGCGATTGATCGGCGAGAGCGTCACCGACGTCGTCGCGCAGTTTCGTTCTCTGCGGATTCTCGTCGCGCAAGATCAGCTCGAACACGTTTTGCGCCAGGTTCATTCCTCCAATCAGCAGATTGTCGTCGCGGCCGCCGACGGCGCCGTGCTCGAAGCGAATTCCGCGCTCAATCTCTTGCTTGGCCTGCAGCGACCGCTTCGTCATCTCGATGAATTAAGCGCCCATTTCGCTGATCCCGACGAGGTGGAGAAAAGGTTGCGTGCGCTGCGCGACAGTCGCACACCCTGGCGCGGCGAAGCGATGCTCGTTGATCGAATCGGCGACACACGGCCCATCGCCGTGCGCGCCGATCCCGTGCTGGCGTCGCGCGACCGCATATTGGGCTATGTCATTCTCTTCACCGACCTTGCCGAGCGCAGAGCGGCGGAGGCGGCGCGCCGGAATTTTCGCGATAATCTCCTCTTGAGCCAACGGCGGCTGATGCGGCGCATCGACTCGAGCGCCGCGCTCGCCGTTGAGAACGTGATGTCGAGCATCATCGACAATGCGCAGCTCGCCGCGCTGGAAATCGCCGACGGTCTTGACACCGCCGGCATTCCGGACACGCTGGAGAGCGTCCGGGCTTCGGTCGCACGCGCCGCGGAAGTGCTCGAACAGATTTCGGTCGGCGGCGCCTCGACGGCGGACGAACGCTCGGCTTCGAAAAGCTACGGCGGAAAAAAATGA